The genomic region AGTCACTCGCAATCTCGCTTGAAGCCTGATCGATACGGTGTTACCCAGATATTGAGAAGGAGTCGCACTCGCGGCGCCGTCCGGCTGTGCCCCCACTTCATGGGACGCGGCCCCCTCAGATGCCCCGCTATCGCGCCCGGTATCCCGACCAGCAATCGAGATCGTCATGACTGAAGCCTTCCGTCACCAGTCCCCCGCCGGTCGCGGGCGTCTGTTCAAGCAGCTCGGCGGTGCCGCTGCTGCCGCGGCCATGCTGGTTGCCTCGCAGGCGGCCGCCGCGGCCGAGGTCAATCTGTATTCGGCGCGTCAGGAGCAGCTGATCCGCCCGATTCTGGATCAGTTCACGGCCGAGACCGGCATCAAGGTCAATCTGCTGTCCGATGGCGGCGACAAGCTGCTGGCCCGGATCCAGGCCGAAGGTGCCAACAGCCCGGCGGATATTCTACTGACGGTGGATGTGGCGCGTCTGGAACAGGCCAAGGATGCCGGCGTCTTCGTGCCCGTGCAGTCGACGGTTCTGGAAGAGGCGATCCCGGCGCATCTGCGTGACAGCGACAATCAGTGGTTCGGCCTGTCGAAGCGTGCCCGGGTGCTCGTTTACGCCAAGGATCGGGTGAAGCCCGAGGAATTGTCGACCTATGAAGCGCTGGCGGATGATGTCTGGCAGGGGCGGATCGCGGTGCGGTCGTCGAGCAACACCTACAACCAGTCGCTGACCGCATCGATGATCGCGGCCAATGGTGTCGAGGCGACCGAGGCCTGGGCCAAGGGGCTGGTCGAGAATTTCGCCCGCAAGCCGCAGGGCGGCGACCGCGACCAGATTCAGGCGGTTGCGGCCGGCGAGGCGGATATCGCCATCGTCAACACCTACTATCTGGGCGGCATGCTGGCCGGCAATGATGCCGACCAGAAGGCGGCGGCCGACAAGGTCGCGGTGTTCTTTCCCAATCAGGACGGCCGCGGCACGCATGTCAATGTCAGCGGTGCGGGCGTGCTGAAGACCGCCCCCAATCATGATGACGCGGTCAAGCTGATCGAATTCCTGACCTCGGACGAGGCGCAGAAATTTTATGCCGAGGTCAACCAGGAATATCCGGTGCGGCCGGGCGTGCCCGCCTCTGACATCGTCAGCGCCTGGGGGCCGTTCAAGGAAGACACGGTCGCCATCACCCGCCTGGGTGAGCTGAACCGCGAAGCCGTCGAGGTGATGGACCGCGCGGGCTGGCGCTGATCCCGATCGCGCCGGAAACCGGAGCGACGTTGCGGGCGCGGGCGGCTTTCGGAAGCGGCCCGCGCCCAGCGCCGTTTGGGACCTGTCGGGGTGACGGCACCGAAAGCCTTGATCTCTGGCCGGGGCCGCGTGTACCCATCATCGGCCACATGACGACGATCACCAGCGAATGAAAAGGGCGGGCGCCGATCAGATGGCGACCATCGACGCAGACAGCGCCAGACCGACACCGCCGCAGATCCGCGCTGTTGTGCCGCCGCGTCGCCGTGGCCGCATGGGCGGGCATCGCGGCGGCGCGTGGCCGCTGGGGGCCGGGCTGCTGGCGCTTCTGGTCGCGGTGCCGGTGCTGATGGTGCTGGCGGCAGGGCTCAACCCGGATGTCGACGTCTGGTCGCATCTGGCGGCCACGGTTCTTCCGCGCTATCTGGCCAACACGCTGTGGCTGTCGGTGGGCGTGGGCGCCGGCACGCTGGTGATCGGCGTCGGCACGGCCTGGCTGGTCACCATGTGCAGCTTTCCCGGCCGGCGGCTGTTCGAATGGGCGCTGCTGCTGCCAATGGCGGTGCCGGCCTATGTCATCGCCTATACCTATGCCGGCCTGCTGGATTATGCCGGACCGGTGCAGGAAGTCCTGCGCTGGCTGATCGGCGCCACCAGCCGGCGCGACTACTGGTTTCCCCAGGTCCGCAGCCTGGGTGGCGCCATCGTGGTGATGACGCTGGTGCTGTATCCTTATGTCTATCTGCTGGCGCGCGCGGCCTTTCTTGAACAGTCGGTCTGCGTGATCGAGATCGGCCGCACACTCGGCAACGGACCCTGGGCCTGTTTCCGGCGGATCGCGCTGCCGCTGGCGCGACCGGCCATCGTCACCGGCGTCACGCTGGCATTGATGGAGGTGCTGGCCGATTTCGGCACCGTCGACTATTTCGCCATCGATACCTTCACGACCGGCATCTACCGGACCTGGTTCGGGTTGGGCGAACGGGCGGCGGCGGCACAGCTGGCGGCGGTGCTGCTGTCGGTGGTGCTGGCGCTGATCCTGATCGAGCGGGTCAGTCGTGGCCATGCGCGGTTCGACCAGACATCGCGCCGCTACCGGCCCCTGCCGGGCTATCCCTTGCGTGGCTGGCGGGGTGCTGGCGCGCTCGTCGCCTGCGGTCTGCCGATCGGGCTTGGCTTTCTGCTGCCGGCGTCCGCGCTGGGCTTGTGGGCGCTGACATCCAGCCTCAGCTCGGGCGACGGATTTCCGCGGCTGGTGTTGACCAGCCTGTCGCTCGCGGCCTCTGCCGCCATCCTGGCGGTGGCGGCGGCCCTGGTCGTGGCTTATGCCCGCCGGCTGGCGCCGGGGCGGCTGTCGGCGGTGTCGGCGCGGATCGCGGCGCTGGGCTACGCCGTGCCGGGTGCCGTGATCGCGGTCGGCATCGTGGTGCCGCTCGCCTTCATCGACGGGATGATCATCGATGGCGTGCAGGCCCTGGGCTTCGGCAATCCGGGCCTGGTGCTCACCGGGACCATCGCCGGTCTGCTCTATGCCTATATGGTGCGCTTTCTGGCGGTGTCGCTGAACACGGTCGAGGCCAGTCTCGGCAAGGTGACGGCCTCGATGGACGATGCGGCAAGGGTCTTCGGCCTGGGCCCGGGGGCCACGCTGGTGCGTGTGCATGCGCCGCTGGTGTCGGGCGGGCTGCTGACAGCCGGGCTGCTGGTGTTCGTCGACGTGCTGAAGGAACTGCCGGCGACATTGATCCTGCGGCCGTTCAACCTGACCACCCTGGCCATGCGTACTTATGAACTCGCTGGCGATGAACGGCTGGCCGATGCCGCGGCGCCGGCGCTCGCCATCGTTGCCGCCGGCATTCTGCCGGTGATCCTGCTGTCACGGGCCATTGCCCGATCCCGCCCCGGTGCCCAGACCCGATGACCTTCACAGCAATCTCCGTTCCGTCGCACCAGCCCCGTGATGCCATGCCTGAGGACGCGGCGGCCCGGCGTCTGGCCTTCGACGACGTCTCCCACAGCTTCGATGGCCGGATGGTGGTCGATCACGTCTCGATCGGCATCGCCGCCGGCGAGATCCTGTGCCTTCTGGGGCCGTCCGGTTGTGGCAAGACCACCTGCCTGCGATTGGCGGCGGGGCTTGAGAGCATCCAGAGCGGCCGGATTCTGATCGACGGCCAAGTTGTGGCGATGCCCGGCCGGGAGATGAAGCCCGAGGCGCGCGGCGTCGGCCTGGTGTTTCAGGATTATGCGCTGTTCCCGCATCTGTCGATCCGCGACAACATCGCCTTCGGTCTCAGGCGGCATGCCGTGACGACGCGGCGGCGCCGGGCCGATGAGCTTCTGGATCTGGTGGGGTTGAGCGGGCGCGGCGACGATTTCCCGCACATGATGTCGGGCGGCGAGCAGCAGCGCGTGGCGCTGGCCCGGGCGCTGGCGCCGGAACCGCAGGTGCTGTTGCTGGATGAACCGTTTTCCGGCCTCGACATCGCCCTGCGCGACCGGCTGTGCACCGACACGCTGGCGGTGCTGCGCGATGTCGGCGCCGCTGCGCTGATGGTGACCCATGACCCCGACGAGGCGCTGAGGATGGGCGACCGGATCGCGGTCATGCGCCAGGGGCGGATCATGCAGTCGGGGTCTGCGGCGGCACTTTATCAGGCGCCGGCAACCCCTTTTGTGGCAAGGCTTTTCGGGGAATTGAACACGATCGCGCTGACGGTCGCGGCCGATGGTTTTGTCGATACACCGCTGGGCCGGCTGAACGCTGCACCCTTCGCCCCCGGAACCGCCGTGTCGGTGCTGGTCCGGCCGGAGGCGCTGATCGAAGCGGCCGATGGCGGTATTGCCGCCGAGGTCACCGAGGTGCGGGCGCTGGGGCCGGTCACCGCATTGCGTGTGAGGGTGCCGGGCTGGCCGGCGACATTGGGCCTGCGCCTGCCGGGGCCGCCGCGCCATGGGCGGGGCGACCGGATCGCGTTGAGACTGGCGCCGGAGCAGGCTTTCGTATTCGCGGGCGACGCGGCCTGATGGGCGCATTGCACAGGTGCCAGGCTTCTGCCATCATGCGCCGCACGTTTGGGCAGTCCGTCGGACTGCGGAGGAGGGACACCCGATGAGTATCGGTATTTGGCAGATCGTTCTGATCCTGGTTCTGGTCCTGATCCTGTTTGGAGCAGGCAAGCTGCCGCGGGTGATGGGTGACGTCGCCAAGGGGATCAAGAGCTTCAAGTCGGGCATGAAGGACGACGACGGGGACACGACCACGACCACGTCTGCCGACCCGAAGGTTCTGGGCAAAGGGCATGACGCGCGTATGGCCGACGAGGTCCGTCGCGACGAGCCCAAGGCTTGACCTTAAGGCAACCTGAGGAGCGGGGGTGGCTTGCCGCCCCCGGCAGCGTGACCGCATGTTCGAGATCGGCTGGGCTGAACTCGCTGTCGTGTTCGTCGTCGCCCTGCTTGTAATCGGCCCCAAGGATCTTCCGGTCGCGATGCGGACGGTGGGTGTCTGGATGGGCCGCTTGCGGCGTATGGCGCGCGAATTCCAGTCGAGCGTTGACGACGTTCTGCGCGAAAGCGAGCTGAAGGAGCTGCGCGAGCGCGCCGAGAAGGCGTCACGCTTCGACATGGGCGAGGCGACGCGACGCGCCATCGACCCCGATGGCGCGCTGGCGCGGGCGACCAGCCCCATCCGCATCGATGACGACGCGCCGGCAGATGACGCCAAGGTGCCCGCTGACGCCAAGGCATCGGCGAAGACGGCCGATGCGCCGGCATCTGCCGACGGCGTGCTGCCCGCCGGCCAGCCGGCGCCGGCCGTCACCGCGACGGCGGCCGGGCCGTCAGCGGCACCTGCCGTCTCGCCGCCGCCCGCCGCTGCGCCTGGGCCATCGTCCAGTCCGGAGCCTTCACCTGCGGCACCTGCCGCAGAGACCACCCCGCCCGACAGTGCGACCCCGAAGGCCTGATTCTGCATGGCGATCCGCGACGAGCACGAGGAAGACGAAGTCGAGAACGCAAAGGCGCCGCTTCTCGAACATCTGATCGAGTTGCGCAACCGTCTGATGTATTCGGTGGGTGCACTGCTGATCGCTTTCGCGGTCTGCTATCTGTTCGCCCAGGATATCTTCGGGTTCCTGGTCGAACCGCTGGCGCAGGTGCTGGGGCATGATCGCCGGCTGATCTATACCGGGTTGACCGAGGCCTTCTTCACTTATGTGAAGGTGTCGTTCTATGCGGCGCTGTTCATTGCCTCGCCGGTGATCATCACCCAGCTCTACATGTTCGTGGCGCCGGGGCTCTATCGCAACGAACGCAAGGCCTTTCTGCCATTTCTTGCAGCGACCCCCTTCCTGTTCATTCTGGGGGCGGCGCTCGCCTATTACTTCGTGTTCCCGCTTGCCTGGGGGTTCTTCGCCGGCTTTCAGACCACCGGCAATGAGACCACCATGGCGATCGAGCTTGAAGCCAAGGTCGATCAGTATCTGTCACTGGTGCTGGCCCTGGTCTTCGCCTTCGGTCTGGCCTTTCAGTTGCCGGTGGCGTTGAGCCTGCTGGTACGGGCAGGGCTGGTCAGCGCCGATGCGCTGGCCAAGAAGCGCAAATTTGCCGTGGTCTTCGTGTTCGTGGCGGCGGCGGTGATGACGCCGCCCGACCTGATCAGCCAGATGTCGCTCGCGGTGCCGTTGCTGATCCTGTACGAAATCTCGATCTTCATCGGACGCCGGATCGAGAAGGCGCGACGCGAGAAGGAAAAGGCCGAGGAAGCGGCTCTTGCAGCGGCCCTTGCCGACACCAAGGACGATAGCGACGCTTGACCCGGAAGGGGAGGGGCCGTTAGATGGGCGCGCTTTGGGCCGGGCCGGTGATGGCGGGCAGGGGACGGCGCCTTGAACGGTGGTCCCCTGATCCATGTCGTCACCAGCGGCCGCAAGCCGCCCGATCACCGACCGCCGCCGATCCCGACCGCCATCTTGCGAGCCATTCCGATGCATGACATCCGCCTGTTGCGCGACGCCCCCGAGGCCTTCGATGCCGCTCTCGGCCGCCGGGGCATCGCGCCGTCGTCCAGCCAGCTTCTGGCGATCGACGAGGCGCGCCGCGCGCTGATCCGCGAGCTTCAGGAGCTTCAGGCCCGCCGCAATGTCGCCTCGAAGGAGATCGGCCAGATCCGGCGGAACGGCGGTGACGCGGCCGCGCTGACCGCCGAGGTCCAGGCGATCAAGGAGCGGATGCCG from Tistrella bauzanensis harbors:
- a CDS encoding ABC transporter permease yields the protein MATIDADSARPTPPQIRAVVPPRRRGRMGGHRGGAWPLGAGLLALLVAVPVLMVLAAGLNPDVDVWSHLAATVLPRYLANTLWLSVGVGAGTLVIGVGTAWLVTMCSFPGRRLFEWALLLPMAVPAYVIAYTYAGLLDYAGPVQEVLRWLIGATSRRDYWFPQVRSLGGAIVVMTLVLYPYVYLLARAAFLEQSVCVIEIGRTLGNGPWACFRRIALPLARPAIVTGVTLALMEVLADFGTVDYFAIDTFTTGIYRTWFGLGERAAAAQLAAVLLSVVLALILIERVSRGHARFDQTSRRYRPLPGYPLRGWRGAGALVACGLPIGLGFLLPASALGLWALTSSLSSGDGFPRLVLTSLSLAASAAILAVAAALVVAYARRLAPGRLSAVSARIAALGYAVPGAVIAVGIVVPLAFIDGMIIDGVQALGFGNPGLVLTGTIAGLLYAYMVRFLAVSLNTVEASLGKVTASMDDAARVFGLGPGATLVRVHAPLVSGGLLTAGLLVFVDVLKELPATLILRPFNLTTLAMRTYELAGDERLADAAAPALAIVAAGILPVILLSRAIARSRPGAQTR
- a CDS encoding ABC transporter ATP-binding protein, producing the protein MTFTAISVPSHQPRDAMPEDAAARRLAFDDVSHSFDGRMVVDHVSIGIAAGEILCLLGPSGCGKTTCLRLAAGLESIQSGRILIDGQVVAMPGREMKPEARGVGLVFQDYALFPHLSIRDNIAFGLRRHAVTTRRRRADELLDLVGLSGRGDDFPHMMSGGEQQRVALARALAPEPQVLLLDEPFSGLDIALRDRLCTDTLAVLRDVGAAALMVTHDPDEALRMGDRIAVMRQGRIMQSGSAAALYQAPATPFVARLFGELNTIALTVAADGFVDTPLGRLNAAPFAPGTAVSVLVRPEALIEAADGGIAAEVTEVRALGPVTALRVRVPGWPATLGLRLPGPPRHGRGDRIALRLAPEQAFVFAGDAA
- the tatA gene encoding twin-arginine translocase TatA/TatE family subunit; this translates as MSIGIWQIVLILVLVLILFGAGKLPRVMGDVAKGIKSFKSGMKDDDGDTTTTTSADPKVLGKGHDARMADEVRRDEPKA
- the tatB gene encoding Sec-independent protein translocase protein TatB, yielding MACRPRQRDRMFEIGWAELAVVFVVALLVIGPKDLPVAMRTVGVWMGRLRRMAREFQSSVDDVLRESELKELRERAEKASRFDMGEATRRAIDPDGALARATSPIRIDDDAPADDAKVPADAKASAKTADAPASADGVLPAGQPAPAVTATAAGPSAAPAVSPPPAAAPGPSSSPEPSPAAPAAETTPPDSATPKA
- a CDS encoding Fe(3+) ABC transporter substrate-binding protein → MLVASQAAAAAEVNLYSARQEQLIRPILDQFTAETGIKVNLLSDGGDKLLARIQAEGANSPADILLTVDVARLEQAKDAGVFVPVQSTVLEEAIPAHLRDSDNQWFGLSKRARVLVYAKDRVKPEELSTYEALADDVWQGRIAVRSSSNTYNQSLTASMIAANGVEATEAWAKGLVENFARKPQGGDRDQIQAVAAGEADIAIVNTYYLGGMLAGNDADQKAAADKVAVFFPNQDGRGTHVNVSGAGVLKTAPNHDDAVKLIEFLTSDEAQKFYAEVNQEYPVRPGVPASDIVSAWGPFKEDTVAITRLGELNREAVEVMDRAGWR
- the tatC gene encoding twin-arginine translocase subunit TatC; this encodes MAIRDEHEEDEVENAKAPLLEHLIELRNRLMYSVGALLIAFAVCYLFAQDIFGFLVEPLAQVLGHDRRLIYTGLTEAFFTYVKVSFYAALFIASPVIITQLYMFVAPGLYRNERKAFLPFLAATPFLFILGAALAYYFVFPLAWGFFAGFQTTGNETTMAIELEAKVDQYLSLVLALVFAFGLAFQLPVALSLLVRAGLVSADALAKKRKFAVVFVFVAAAVMTPPDLISQMSLAVPLLILYEISIFIGRRIEKARREKEKAEEAALAAALADTKDDSDA